One genomic window of Caldibacillus debilis DSM 16016 includes the following:
- the rplT gene encoding 50S ribosomal protein L20, which translates to MARVKGGTVTRRRRKKVLKLAKGYYGSKHRLYRVANQQVMKSLMYAYRDRRQRKRDFRRLWITRINAAARQNGLSYSRLMHGLKLAGVEVNRKMLADLAVTDAEAFAQLANTAKEQLKK; encoded by the coding sequence ATGGCACGAGTAAAAGGCGGTACGGTTACGCGCAGACGCCGTAAAAAAGTGCTGAAATTGGCAAAAGGTTATTACGGTTCCAAACATCGTTTATATAGAGTCGCGAATCAGCAAGTGATGAAATCCTTAATGTACGCTTATCGCGACCGTCGCCAGCGGAAACGGGATTTCCGCCGGCTGTGGATCACCCGGATCAATGCGGCCGCGAGACAAAACGGCCTTTCCTACAGCCGCCTGATGCACGGACTCAAGTTGGCGGGCGTCGAGGTCAACCGCAAGATGCTTGCCGATTTGGCGGTGACGGACGCCGAAGCCTTCGCCCAATTGGCCAACACGGCAAAAGAACAATTGAAAAAATAA
- a CDS encoding ATP-binding cassette domain-containing protein, translating to MTMRVEFNGVSLRYNTFEALKQITLRLEGEKIYGLLGRNGAGKTSLLTLLAAYREPTEGTITVNGQIHFENEKIMPDIAFLYERDYKEESETVKEVLEMAERYRPAYDREYAEYLVRRFKLPLEKPVKKLSKGMQSAMNVTLGLASRTAITIFDEVYLGMDAPTREIFYRELLEDQTRHPRMFILSTHLVSEMDHLFDEVIILDKGKVVVQEAYDRLVSRGVTVTGDERIVDPFVEGKKILNEQRLGKTKSVTLYGAFTKEEMARARSEGLDVGPVSLQDLFIFLTGEED from the coding sequence ATGACGATGCGCGTGGAATTTAACGGCGTTTCTTTGAGATACAACACCTTTGAGGCGTTAAAACAGATCACGCTGCGGCTGGAAGGGGAAAAAATTTACGGCCTTCTCGGAAGAAACGGCGCCGGGAAAACCTCACTCCTTACTTTGCTCGCCGCCTACCGGGAGCCGACGGAAGGGACGATCACGGTAAACGGGCAAATCCATTTTGAAAACGAAAAAATCATGCCCGACATCGCCTTTCTCTATGAAAGGGACTATAAGGAAGAATCGGAAACGGTGAAGGAAGTCCTCGAGATGGCGGAAAGATACCGGCCCGCCTACGACCGGGAATATGCGGAATACCTGGTCAGGCGCTTCAAGCTTCCGTTGGAAAAACCGGTGAAAAAATTGTCCAAAGGGATGCAATCGGCCATGAATGTGACCTTAGGCCTGGCAAGCCGGACGGCGATTACGATTTTTGACGAGGTCTACCTGGGAATGGACGCCCCGACAAGGGAGATCTTTTACCGGGAGCTGTTGGAAGATCAAACCCGGCACCCCCGGATGTTCATCTTGTCCACCCATCTCGTTTCGGAGATGGACCACTTGTTTGATGAAGTGATCATTCTCGATAAAGGAAAGGTGGTCGTGCAGGAAGCATACGACCGGCTGGTTTCGCGGGGGGTGACGGTGACCGGCGACGAAAGGATCGTCGATCCCTTCGTCGAGGGCAAGAAAATATTGAATGAACAGCGGCTGGGAAAGACGAAATCCGTCACGCTGTACGGCGCCTTTACCAAGGAAGAGATGGCAAGGGCAAGAAGCGAAGGGCTGGATGTCGGCCCCGTTTCCCTTCAAGACTTATTCATTTTTCTGACAGGGGAGGAAGATTAA
- a CDS encoding GntR family transcriptional regulator, which produces MDHPFESNQPIYQQIRRIIEDQILTGQLAEGDQAPSTNQLVQFYKINHLTVSKGVNRLVEEGILFKKRGIGMFVAQGAREKVIRRRKKEFLDNYIYGLVREAELLGISEKEIMAFIKQVKGRGKNDDARGI; this is translated from the coding sequence TTGGACCATCCGTTTGAAAGCAATCAGCCCATCTACCAGCAAATCCGGAGGATCATTGAAGACCAGATTTTAACCGGGCAGCTTGCGGAAGGGGATCAGGCCCCTTCGACCAACCAGCTTGTCCAATTTTACAAGATCAACCATTTGACCGTATCCAAGGGGGTGAACCGGCTGGTGGAGGAAGGCATCCTTTTCAAAAAGCGGGGAATCGGGATGTTCGTCGCCCAAGGCGCGCGGGAAAAAGTGATCAGGAGGCGGAAGAAGGAATTCCTGGATAATTACATTTATGGATTGGTAAGGGAAGCGGAATTGCTGGGAATTTCCGAAAAAGAAATTATGGCATTCATCAAGCAGGTGAAAGGACGGGGGAAAAATGACGATGCGCGTGGAATTTAA
- a CDS encoding dUTP diphosphatase: MELQKMFELQKVLDRRIETKHRLEHENIFDKKVLALLVEIGELANETRCFKYWSEKGPSARETILEEYVDGMHFILSLGLMFGFDRLSGEAVPGRGRGTGDLTVKFLEVYNAVYRFQREKTAESYMALLETFYELGELLGFTREEIFRAYVSKNEVNHRRQEEGY, encoded by the coding sequence ATGGAGCTGCAAAAAATGTTTGAACTGCAAAAAGTTCTCGACCGCCGCATCGAAACAAAGCACCGGCTGGAGCATGAGAACATCTTTGACAAAAAGGTGCTGGCCCTGCTTGTGGAAATCGGGGAATTGGCCAATGAAACGCGCTGCTTCAAATATTGGAGCGAAAAGGGACCGTCCGCCAGGGAGACGATTTTGGAAGAATATGTCGACGGCATGCATTTCATCTTGTCCCTTGGCCTCATGTTCGGATTTGACCGCCTGTCCGGGGAGGCCGTCCCCGGAAGGGGACGGGGGACAGGGGATTTAACGGTGAAGTTTTTGGAAGTCTATAATGCGGTTTACCGTTTCCAAAGGGAAAAAACGGCCGAATCCTACATGGCCTTGCTGGAAACCTTTTATGAATTGGGGGAGCTGCTCGGTTTTACCCGGGAGGAAATCTTCCGGGCCTATGTTTCCAAAAATGAAGTGAACCACCGTCGGCAGGAGGAAGGGTATTGA
- a CDS encoding ABC transporter ATP-binding protein codes for MKNEKRPFRTNHPHARGGPMGLGMPVEKPKNFRGTLKRLLRYLQPYRWRLAAVLGAAVLSTVFAIASPKILGKATTKIFEGLMAKWQGIPGAAIDFAYIGQILLILAGLYLFSSAFQYVQQYLMAGVAQQTVYQLRKELDEKLSRVPLKYYDTRTNGEILSRIVNDVDNVSNTLQQSLTQIITSLVTIVGVFVMMLTISPLMTLFIMLTLPLSFLTTVFIASKSQKYFKGQQAAIGELNGHVEEVFTGHQVVQAYGREKAAIERFKQINENLYHAGWKAQFISGVIMPLMNFINNLAYVLICVVGGVFVTKRAITVGDVQAFMQYARQFSQPIAQAANIVNIIQSTVASAERIFEVLDENEDVPDQKQAVTLPEPKGHVRFEHVSFRYKGDEPLIEDLNIDVKPGQTVAIVGPTGAGKTTLMNLLLRFYEIDGGRITIDGVDIRDLRRSDLRQLFGIVLQDTWLFHGTIKENIAYGREGASDFEIIQAAKTARADHFIRTLPDGYDTVLNEEASNISQGQKQLLTIARAILANRPILILDEATSNVDTRTEIHIQNAMRELMKGRTSFVIAHRLSTIRNADMILVMNHGRVIEKGTHEELLARKGFYADLYFSQFAGREKEMEETG; via the coding sequence ATGAAGAACGAGAAAAGGCCGTTCCGAACCAACCATCCCCATGCCCGGGGCGGCCCGATGGGCCTGGGCATGCCGGTGGAAAAACCGAAAAATTTCCGCGGGACGCTGAAACGGCTTCTCCGCTATTTGCAGCCTTACCGGTGGCGGCTCGCCGCCGTTTTGGGAGCGGCGGTCCTCAGCACCGTTTTTGCCATCGCCAGCCCGAAAATTTTGGGCAAGGCGACCACGAAAATTTTTGAAGGGTTGATGGCCAAATGGCAAGGAATACCCGGGGCCGCCATCGATTTTGCCTACATCGGGCAAATCCTGCTGATCTTGGCGGGACTGTACCTGTTCAGCTCCGCATTCCAATATGTCCAGCAATATCTGATGGCGGGCGTCGCCCAACAGACCGTTTACCAGCTCCGGAAAGAGCTGGACGAAAAATTGTCGCGGGTGCCGCTAAAATATTACGATACCCGCACCAACGGGGAGATTTTAAGCAGGATCGTCAACGACGTGGACAACGTGAGCAACACCCTGCAGCAAAGTTTGACGCAAATCATCACCTCGCTGGTGACGATCGTCGGCGTATTCGTCATGATGCTGACCATCAGCCCGCTGATGACCCTGTTCATCATGCTGACCCTTCCGCTCAGCTTCCTGACGACGGTGTTCATCGCCTCGAAATCGCAAAAATATTTCAAAGGGCAGCAGGCCGCCATCGGCGAGTTGAACGGCCATGTGGAAGAGGTGTTTACCGGCCACCAGGTGGTGCAGGCCTACGGCAGGGAAAAAGCGGCCATCGAACGGTTTAAGCAGATCAATGAAAATCTGTATCATGCCGGCTGGAAGGCCCAATTCATCTCGGGTGTGATCATGCCGCTGATGAACTTTATCAACAACTTGGCCTATGTCCTCATCTGCGTCGTCGGCGGCGTCTTCGTGACGAAAAGGGCGATCACCGTCGGGGACGTGCAGGCTTTTATGCAATACGCCCGGCAATTTTCCCAGCCGATCGCCCAGGCCGCCAATATCGTGAATATCATCCAGTCAACCGTCGCCTCGGCGGAACGGATTTTTGAAGTATTGGACGAAAATGAAGACGTCCCCGACCAGAAACAAGCGGTCACCCTGCCCGAACCGAAAGGACATGTCCGTTTCGAGCACGTCTCTTTCCGCTACAAGGGCGATGAACCGTTGATCGAGGATTTGAATATCGACGTCAAGCCCGGACAGACGGTGGCGATCGTCGGACCAACCGGCGCCGGCAAAACCACATTGATGAACCTGCTCCTGCGCTTCTACGAAATCGACGGGGGAAGGATCACCATCGACGGGGTCGACATCCGGGATTTGAGGCGGAGCGATCTCCGTCAACTGTTCGGCATCGTTTTGCAAGACACATGGCTGTTTCACGGAACGATCAAAGAAAATATCGCCTACGGCCGGGAAGGCGCCTCCGATTTCGAGATCATCCAGGCGGCCAAAACGGCTCGGGCGGACCACTTTATCCGGACCTTGCCCGACGGCTACGATACCGTTTTGAACGAGGAGGCCTCGAATATCTCCCAAGGACAGAAACAGCTGTTGACCATCGCCCGGGCCATATTGGCCAACCGGCCCATCCTGATTTTGGACGAAGCGACAAGCAACGTGGACACGAGGACGGAAATCCATATCCAAAACGCGATGAGGGAGCTCATGAAAGGGAGGACCAGTTTTGTCATCGCCCACCGTCTGTCGACCATCCGAAACGCCGACATGATCCTCGTCATGAACCACGGCCGGGTCATCGAAAAGGGAACCCACGAGGAGCTGCTGGCGCGGAAGGGATTTTACGCCGATCTTTATTTCAGCCAGTTTGCCGGCAGAGAAAAAGAAATGGAAGAAACGGGTTGA
- a CDS encoding ABC transporter ATP-binding protein, giving the protein MKQLIKYLEPFKAQVIAVIVLVFLQSMADLYLPTLMSDIIDHGVVKGDVPYIWKIGGIMLLVAAGGLICAILSSFFSARTAVGFGRNLRNEVFIHVENFSQEEFDRLGTASLITRTTNDILQVQNVLMFALRIMITAPIMAVGGIIMAMGRDARLTLIFLVILPVLALTIFFIARKAIGLFKAIQKKLDALNRVLREYLTGVRVIRAFNRTGYEEKRFDAANRDLTETTTAAIKIMSLIAPAMMLIVNLSTIAIVWFGAMRIDNNRMEVGDLMAFIQYAMQIMFSLLMVSILFIMIPRAQVSAERINEILDTEPAIEGGKGSRAANAKGWVEFQNVSFSYPGAEAPALSNISFKAGPGEVTAIIGGTGAGKSTLVQLIPRFYDATEGRVLVDGIDVRDWPLEELRKKIGYVPQKTVLFSGTVAENIRFGKEDASFEEIRHAAEAAQAADFIEEMKEKYETVIAQGGTNLSGGQKQRLAIARALVRKPDIYIFDDSFSALDFKTDAKLRQALRKETADAAVILIAQRVATVMDADRIIVLNEGKIAGIGKHQELLKTCPVYREIVASQLSEEEIA; this is encoded by the coding sequence GTGAAACAGCTGATCAAGTACTTGGAACCCTTTAAGGCGCAGGTCATTGCCGTCATCGTCCTCGTCTTTCTCCAGTCGATGGCGGATTTATATCTGCCCACGCTCATGTCTGACATCATTGACCACGGGGTCGTAAAAGGGGACGTCCCTTATATATGGAAAATCGGGGGAATCATGCTTTTGGTCGCGGCCGGAGGGCTCATATGCGCCATTTTAAGCAGCTTTTTCTCCGCCCGGACCGCCGTCGGCTTCGGCCGGAATCTGCGGAACGAAGTATTCATCCACGTGGAAAATTTTTCCCAGGAAGAATTCGACCGGCTGGGGACGGCGTCCTTAATTACGAGAACGACCAACGATATTCTGCAGGTGCAAAACGTGCTCATGTTTGCCTTGCGGATCATGATCACCGCTCCCATTATGGCTGTCGGCGGCATTATCATGGCCATGGGGCGGGATGCCCGTTTAACCTTGATTTTCCTCGTAATTCTCCCGGTGCTCGCCCTGACGATCTTTTTCATCGCCCGGAAGGCGATCGGGCTGTTTAAGGCGATCCAAAAGAAACTGGACGCCCTGAACCGGGTGTTGCGGGAATATTTGACGGGCGTCCGCGTGATCCGCGCCTTCAATCGGACCGGATACGAGGAGAAAAGGTTCGACGCCGCCAACCGGGATTTGACGGAGACGACCACCGCCGCGATCAAAATCATGTCCTTAATCGCACCGGCCATGATGCTCATCGTCAATCTCTCGACGATCGCCATCGTCTGGTTCGGCGCCATGCGGATCGACAACAACCGGATGGAAGTCGGGGATTTGATGGCCTTCATTCAATATGCGATGCAAATCATGTTTTCCCTCCTGATGGTTTCCATTTTGTTCATCATGATCCCGCGGGCGCAGGTGTCCGCTGAACGGATCAATGAAATACTGGACACCGAACCGGCGATCGAGGGAGGGAAAGGAAGCCGGGCCGCAAACGCAAAGGGCTGGGTGGAATTTCAAAACGTCTCCTTCTCCTATCCCGGTGCGGAGGCTCCCGCCCTTTCCAACATTTCCTTTAAGGCGGGGCCCGGCGAAGTGACGGCCATCATCGGGGGAACGGGGGCGGGTAAATCCACCCTGGTCCAGCTGATCCCCCGCTTTTATGACGCGACGGAAGGAAGGGTGCTGGTGGACGGCATCGATGTCCGCGATTGGCCCTTGGAGGAACTGCGGAAAAAGATCGGCTACGTTCCGCAAAAAACCGTTCTGTTCAGCGGCACCGTGGCGGAAAACATCCGCTTCGGGAAGGAAGACGCCAGCTTCGAGGAAATCCGGCACGCGGCGGAAGCGGCACAGGCCGCGGATTTTATTGAAGAAATGAAGGAAAAATACGAGACGGTCATCGCCCAGGGGGGAACGAACCTTTCCGGCGGCCAAAAACAAAGGCTGGCCATTGCCCGGGCATTGGTCCGGAAACCGGATATATACATTTTCGACGACAGTTTTTCCGCCCTGGACTTCAAAACCGACGCCAAGCTGCGGCAGGCCTTGCGGAAGGAAACGGCGGACGCCGCGGTGATCCTCATCGCCCAAAGGGTGGCAACGGTCATGGATGCCGACCGGATCATCGTCTTAAATGAGGGCAAAATCGCCGGAATCGGGAAACACCAGGAACTCCTCAAAACTTGTCCAGTCTACCGGGAAATCGTGGCGTCGCAGCTTTCGGAGGAGGAAATCGCATGA
- a CDS encoding MarR family winged helix-turn-helix transcriptional regulator — protein MDTLIQRLLVAFHHLRKKLDQDMQTMTSYPVTRTQFILLLLISREGSPKLARLAEEMNVQPSAITVLIDRLEKLNYVKRITDPDDRRSVRVELTPLGREIIHDFRQRRRGILKSYLNRLSEEEIRTLTELLEKIANGDPFDTEGKGQ, from the coding sequence TTGGATACGCTCATCCAGCGTTTGCTCGTCGCCTTTCACCATTTAAGAAAAAAATTGGACCAGGACATGCAGACCATGACTAGTTATCCGGTCACCAGAACCCAGTTTATCCTCTTGTTATTGATCTCCCGGGAAGGAAGCCCCAAGCTGGCTCGGCTGGCGGAAGAAATGAACGTCCAGCCGAGCGCGATCACCGTCCTGATCGACCGGCTGGAAAAGCTGAATTATGTAAAACGGATCACCGATCCCGACGACCGCCGTTCCGTCCGCGTGGAATTGACGCCGCTCGGAAGGGAGATTATCCACGATTTCCGGCAAAGGAGGCGCGGGATTCTGAAAAGCTATCTGAACCGGCTTTCCGAAGAGGAGATCCGGACGCTCACCGAGTTATTGGAAAAAATCGCAAACGGCGACCCATTTGACACGGAGGGGAAAGGGCAGTGA
- a CDS encoding M42 family metallopeptidase: protein MTVLDEQLQMLKELTDAKGIPGNEKEVREVMKKYITPYADEVTTDGLGSLIARKTGDPNGPSVMLAGHLDEIGFMVTSIDDKGFVRFQTVGGWVSSVMLAQRVTIVTDKGNVTGVIGSKPPHILSPEERKKPVEIKDMFIDIGASSKEEALSWGVRPGAMIVPYFEFTVMKNEKFLLAKAWDNRIGCAVVIEVLKNLKGTAHPNTVFGVGAVQEEVGLRGAKTAAFKIEPDIGFALDVGIGGDVPGVTEKEAMGKLGKGPQIVLYDASMVSHKGLRDFVVGVAEELNIPYQFESIPGGGTDAGSIHVTKRGVPSLAVTIPTRYIHSHAGILHRDDFENTVKLMTEVVKRLDRETVNKITYD, encoded by the coding sequence TTGACAGTATTGGATGAACAGCTGCAAATGCTGAAGGAACTTACCGACGCCAAAGGGATTCCCGGCAATGAAAAGGAAGTCCGGGAAGTGATGAAAAAATACATAACGCCCTATGCCGACGAAGTGACCACCGACGGCCTGGGAAGCCTGATCGCCAGGAAAACGGGGGATCCGAACGGGCCGTCGGTCATGCTTGCCGGCCATTTGGATGAGATCGGGTTCATGGTAACCAGCATCGATGACAAAGGTTTCGTCCGGTTCCAAACGGTGGGCGGCTGGGTCAGTTCGGTCATGCTTGCCCAACGGGTGACGATCGTCACCGACAAGGGGAATGTGACCGGCGTCATCGGTTCCAAGCCCCCGCACATCCTGTCTCCGGAAGAGCGGAAGAAGCCGGTGGAAATCAAGGATATGTTTATCGATATCGGGGCCTCATCCAAAGAAGAGGCGCTGTCCTGGGGCGTGCGTCCCGGTGCGATGATCGTCCCCTATTTTGAATTTACCGTCATGAAAAACGAAAAATTTCTCCTTGCCAAAGCGTGGGATAACCGGATCGGCTGCGCCGTCGTCATCGAGGTGCTGAAAAATTTAAAAGGCACCGCCCATCCGAACACCGTTTTCGGGGTCGGCGCCGTTCAAGAAGAAGTCGGCTTGCGCGGGGCGAAGACCGCCGCTTTCAAGATTGAGCCGGATATCGGTTTTGCCCTCGACGTCGGCATCGGCGGCGATGTTCCGGGCGTTACGGAAAAAGAGGCGATGGGGAAATTGGGGAAAGGCCCGCAGATCGTTTTGTATGATGCCTCCATGGTTTCCCATAAAGGCTTGCGGGACTTTGTCGTCGGCGTAGCGGAAGAGTTGAACATTCCCTATCAATTCGAAAGCATCCCCGGCGGCGGCACGGACGCGGGGTCCATCCATGTGACGAAAAGGGGCGTTCCTTCATTGGCCGTCACGATCCCGACGAGGTACATCCATTCCCATGCCGGCATCCTTCACCGGGACGATTTCGAAAATACGGTAAAACTGATGACGGAAGTCGTGAAACGGCTCGACCGGGAGACGGTGAACAAAATCACCTATGACTGA
- the sspI gene encoding small acid-soluble spore protein SspI, which yields MDFDLRKAIIQNVSDNTREELKATIMDAIQGGEEKMLPGLGVLFEVIWKNADANEQQMMLETLEEGLKKPERH from the coding sequence ATGGATTTCGATTTGCGGAAGGCGATCATTCAAAACGTTTCCGATAATACCCGGGAAGAATTAAAGGCGACGATCATGGACGCCATCCAGGGAGGCGAAGAAAAGATGCTGCCCGGACTGGGCGTGCTTTTTGAAGTGATTTGGAAAAACGCGGACGCCAATGAACAGCAGATGATGCTGGAAACGCTGGAAGAAGGCCTGAAAAAACCTGAACGCCATTGA
- a CDS encoding TrmH family RNA methyltransferase, whose translation MKRIQSAKNEKVKRWKKLLTKKERDKAGLFLVEGEHLVEEAGKAGLIRELIVTERFLGQLPAARYGADELYLVSEEVGKAIADTETPQGIFAVCGKPEARDPEGKRFLLIDAVQDPGNLGTLIRTADAAGLDGVVVGEGSADIYNPKVVRATQGSLFHLPVLPGSLEGWVETFRSRGIPVYGTALTGVSMYEIGPAPAFALLVGNEARGVDPRLLEKTDANLHIPIYGMSESLNVSVAAGILLYHLRGRNSG comes from the coding sequence ATGAAAAGGATACAATCGGCCAAAAATGAAAAGGTGAAACGTTGGAAAAAACTGTTGACGAAAAAGGAGCGGGACAAAGCCGGCCTTTTCCTCGTCGAGGGGGAACATCTTGTCGAGGAAGCGGGGAAAGCGGGACTTATCAGGGAATTGATCGTGACGGAACGGTTCCTGGGGCAGCTTCCCGCGGCGCGATACGGGGCGGATGAGCTGTATCTCGTTTCCGAAGAGGTCGGCAAGGCGATAGCGGATACGGAAACGCCCCAAGGGATTTTTGCTGTTTGCGGAAAACCGGAGGCCCGGGATCCGGAAGGGAAGCGGTTTTTATTGATTGACGCCGTCCAGGATCCGGGAAATCTGGGCACCCTGATCCGGACGGCGGATGCGGCGGGCTTGGACGGGGTCGTCGTCGGGGAGGGGAGCGCGGACATTTACAATCCGAAGGTCGTCCGCGCCACCCAGGGAAGCTTGTTCCATCTCCCCGTTTTGCCGGGTTCCTTGGAAGGCTGGGTGGAAACATTCCGCTCACGGGGGATTCCCGTTTACGGAACCGCATTAACGGGCGTCTCCATGTACGAAATCGGGCCGGCGCCCGCCTTTGCCCTGCTGGTCGGCAATGAGGCGCGGGGCGTGGATCCGAGGCTTCTGGAAAAGACCGACGCCAACCTGCACATCCCGATCTACGGGATGAGCGAGTCGTTGAACGTCTCCGTCGCCGCCGGGATTCTCCTCTATCATTTGCGGGGAAGAAATTCCGGATAA
- the pheS gene encoding phenylalanine--tRNA ligase subunit alpha, whose product MKERLTELQAEALEKVKAAKDLRALNDVRVAFLGKKGRITEVLRNMGKLPKEERPVVGAYANEVRETIQRAIEEKMNQLEKEQMERELAEETVDVTLPGRPVRQAGRHPLIQIIEEIEDLFIGMGYRIAEGPEVETDYYNFEALNLPKGHPARDMQDSFYISEEILLRTHTSPVQARTMESHQGRGPVKIICPGKVYRRDNDDATHSHQFMQVEGLVVDENIRMSDLKGTLEVFAKKIFGDDREIRLRPSFFPFTEPSVEMDISCKICRGQGCSVCKGTGWIEILGAGMVHPNVLKMGGFDPDIYSGFAFGIGVERIAMLKYGIDDIRHFYTNDVRFLQQFYRQE is encoded by the coding sequence ATGAAGGAGCGTTTAACCGAACTTCAAGCCGAAGCGCTGGAAAAAGTGAAAGCGGCAAAGGATTTACGGGCGCTGAACGACGTCCGCGTCGCCTTTCTGGGGAAAAAGGGCCGGATTACGGAAGTGCTGCGGAACATGGGAAAACTCCCCAAGGAAGAGCGGCCGGTGGTCGGCGCCTATGCCAATGAGGTGCGCGAAACCATCCAGCGGGCCATCGAAGAAAAGATGAATCAGCTGGAAAAAGAGCAGATGGAAAGGGAATTGGCCGAGGAGACGGTGGACGTCACGCTGCCGGGGAGACCGGTCCGCCAGGCCGGCCGCCATCCGCTCATCCAGATCATCGAAGAAATCGAGGACCTGTTTATCGGCATGGGCTACCGCATCGCCGAAGGCCCGGAGGTGGAAACGGACTACTATAATTTTGAAGCCCTCAACCTGCCGAAGGGCCATCCGGCGAGGGATATGCAGGATTCCTTTTACATCAGCGAAGAGATCCTGCTTCGCACCCACACGTCGCCGGTGCAGGCGAGGACGATGGAAAGCCATCAGGGAAGGGGTCCGGTGAAGATCATCTGCCCCGGGAAGGTCTACCGGCGCGACAACGACGACGCGACCCACTCCCACCAGTTTATGCAGGTCGAAGGGCTGGTCGTCGATGAAAACATCCGCATGAGCGACTTGAAGGGAACCCTCGAGGTCTTCGCCAAAAAAATCTTCGGCGATGACCGGGAAATCCGGCTGCGCCCGAGCTTTTTCCCCTTTACGGAGCCGTCGGTGGAAATGGATATTTCCTGCAAAATTTGCCGCGGCCAAGGCTGCTCGGTGTGCAAAGGCACGGGCTGGATCGAAATCTTGGGGGCGGGCATGGTCCACCCGAACGTGCTGAAAATGGGCGGCTTCGACCCGGACATTTACAGCGGCTTTGCTTTCGGGATCGGGGTCGAACGGATCGCCATGCTGAAATACGGAATCGATGACATCCGCCATTTTTACACGAACGACGTCCGGTTTTTGCAGCAGTTTTACCGGCAGGAATGA